The following nucleotide sequence is from Siphonobacter curvatus.
TGATGTACACCAGAATGAGCGTCATCATTTCCTGATCACTTCGCATGTTTCCATCGGAAGTAATGAGTTTGGCAGGTTTAAAGGGGTTCATCGGATTTTCATCCGTGTTATCGTATTTTCCAATGACGTGTACCGTTGATCCGGTGGGAACAATGACCGGTTTTTTGTAACGATACAATTCCTGCCAGCGAAAGTCCCACTGCGGAATGTGGACCAGTGGCAGGGTATCGCCTTCGGCCTTGGTGGCATACGCCGTAAATTCTTTGCCGATCTGGTGCATGTGGGGCCAGGCGTACAGCAGCGTAATGGGCTTGTTGCGGTAGGCAACTTTCAGACTACAGGTTTTCACATCGCCCCCAAACAGGAACAGGGGCGGGGTGATCTCCTTTTCACCAATTCCTCCCGAACCCAGACTAATCACGTTGACGGTACGACGAATTGGCTCTTTTTTGAAGAAGAAATTCACGCCACTAACGGTTTCTTCGTCTCTACTCGTCGGAGCGAAGTGGACAGTTAACAAAACGACGCCACGTTTGGGCATGACCCAGCCCATGCCTTTCGGATAACTTTCGGGAGAGGCTCCGGGAATCCAGCCGCCGTAATAGGTCATTTTCTTTTTGTAGGGCATCCATTCCTGGTACCGCCAGGAATCGGCTGAATTTAAATCGACCTGCTCAATGCTTTGGGTCAGGCTAATGGCGGGGTCTTCTACCGGGTGGATGGCGAAGTTGGCGTGGTGAATGACTTTCTTATTAGAAGAAGTAAATTCCAGGGCTTCCACATTCATTGCCTCCGCTAGTTCGAAGGGAATTTTAAACACCATGAACCGTTCCACGCCGTCGCCTTTTTGCAGAAAAGGTTTGGGCATCGAGAGCGTCAGATCAGGAACGCGATGATACGCCGTGCCGGCCTGCGTTCGTTTTTGCAGGGCTGTTTCCGCTTCCGTGTTCACTTTGCCCTTCGGCATGTCATTGTCAATCCAGTCGGTAATCGTTTTAATCTGTTCAGGCGTCAGACTACGTTTGTTGGCAAAATCAACATAATGATCATCCGCCCGCCAGGGAGGCATATAACCCGAGTTAATGACTTTTCGGATGAACTTGGAACGTTTGCTAACGTCTTCGTACGAAATCAGTGAGAAAGGAGCCGCCTCGCCGGGACGGTGGCAGACGGCACAATTGGTGTGAATGAGGGGTTGTACGTCGCGGTAGAAAGTAGCTTTTTGAGCGAAACCCGCCCGTGTTCCGAGCAAAGTCCAGGCTACGATTAAACCGTATACTAGGTAAGCTTTCATACGTAATGGTAAAAAAACAACCCACCGAACCGATCGGTGGGTTGGGTTCCTAAATTAACAATAATCAGGAAAGTATACAAATCGAATCGCTTACGGACGATCCCACCAAACGCGGCCCGTAGCATCCTGAGGGTCAGTTCCAAAACCGGGGAGTTTGGCCATCTCATCATAAGCAGCCTTCCGGTTGGTGTAATTGGGCTCCGTTGGAGCGGGCAATCCCAGCGGTGCCCGGCGGGGTACCGTTAGCGTAGCTCCGTTAGAAATCAGAGCGGGCAGAGCCAGGGTTGAATTTGCATTCGGGAATCCCGTACGTTTCCAGGTAGCCCATCCTTCGCTTGGTTGACGCAGGAAGTGGATATATTCCTGACTAGCAATCAAATCCATCGCTTTAGCCGAGGAGAATGCTACTTTGGGATGAGCCAGATACGCTGCTTTTTCGGCAGTCGTCATTGCCGTATAGTCCGTTACTAATGCGTTTTGAGCTAAAACGTCATACCATTCTAAAGAAGCCATAACGCCCGATTCATACCACGTTTTTGCGTTCTCAGCTGTTATTGTTTGAGCCGCTAACTCAGCCCGCATAAAGCAAAAATCAGCGTATGTAATGACGGGGAAGTAGTTACGACCCGTACCAACGGTACCATTAACTGAATATGAAGCCTGAAACAACCGGGGTTGGATGTACGAAAGAGTATCAACTGCCGTACGATTTCCGTTAACGGTTACAAAGCGAGGCGTGTAAAAACGCTGAACGTTTTGTTGAGTCTGAGCTGCATCAGGACTAGTAAAGCT
It contains:
- a CDS encoding c-type cytochrome, which translates into the protein MKAYLVYGLIVAWTLLGTRAGFAQKATFYRDVQPLIHTNCAVCHRPGEAAPFSLISYEDVSKRSKFIRKVINSGYMPPWRADDHYVDFANKRSLTPEQIKTITDWIDNDMPKGKVNTEAETALQKRTQAGTAYHRVPDLTLSMPKPFLQKGDGVERFMVFKIPFELAEAMNVEALEFTSSNKKVIHHANFAIHPVEDPAISLTQSIEQVDLNSADSWRYQEWMPYKKKMTYYGGWIPGASPESYPKGMGWVMPKRGVVLLTVHFAPTSRDEETVSGVNFFFKKEPIRRTVNVISLGSGGIGEKEITPPLFLFGGDVKTCSLKVAYRNKPITLLYAWPHMHQIGKEFTAYATKAEGDTLPLVHIPQWDFRWQELYRYKKPVIVPTGSTVHVIGKYDNTDENPMNPFKPAKLITSDGNMRSDQEMMTLILVYITYEPGDENLAFD